Proteins found in one Arthrobacter pascens genomic segment:
- a CDS encoding SCO1664 family protein, which translates to MPAPDLLTAELTLTGRITAASNATFLGSIGHTTVVYKPIAGEQPLWDFPNGFLAHREVAAYLVSEVLGWNVVPCTWLRDGPFGEGMVQLWQETDPDQNAVDLVASDDVPEIGWKHVLEGQDENGRMVALIHEDSPALRRMAVFDAVVNNADRKGDHILAMSDGHRHGVDHGLTFHRDHKLRTVLWGWLGDALTAEERDGIDRVSEGLRGELGRNLADLLSAEEIASVAARCARLRLAGRFPAPSGQMSAVPWPLF; encoded by the coding sequence ATGCCGGCGCCAGACCTGTTGACGGCCGAGCTGACGCTCACTGGGCGCATTACGGCGGCGTCGAACGCCACCTTCCTGGGCAGCATCGGCCACACGACGGTCGTCTATAAGCCGATAGCCGGGGAGCAACCGCTGTGGGATTTTCCCAACGGCTTCCTTGCTCACCGGGAGGTTGCCGCCTACCTGGTCTCGGAGGTCCTCGGCTGGAACGTGGTGCCATGCACCTGGCTGCGCGATGGTCCGTTCGGCGAAGGGATGGTGCAGCTGTGGCAGGAGACAGACCCCGACCAGAACGCGGTTGACCTCGTTGCGTCGGACGACGTACCAGAGATTGGTTGGAAACACGTCCTCGAGGGTCAGGATGAGAACGGACGGATGGTCGCCCTCATACACGAGGACTCTCCGGCGCTCAGGCGCATGGCGGTATTCGACGCCGTCGTGAACAACGCCGACCGCAAAGGCGATCACATCCTTGCCATGTCAGACGGACACCGGCACGGCGTGGATCATGGGCTCACCTTCCACCGTGACCACAAGCTGCGCACGGTGCTGTGGGGGTGGCTGGGAGACGCTCTGACTGCCGAGGAACGCGACGGCATCGATCGTGTCAGCGAAGGACTGCGCGGTGAGCTGGGCCGAAACCTGGCGGACTTGCTCAGCGCCGAAGAAATTGCGTCGGTCGCCGCGCGTTGCGCCCGGTTGCGCTTGGCGGGTCGGTTCCCGGCTCCGAGCGGTCAGATGTCGGCCGTGCCCTGGCCGCTGTTCTGA
- a CDS encoding DUF3090 domain-containing protein, translating into MPTRVHEFAWPDRVVVGTIGLPGARTFYLQVRTGTQIVSIALEKQQSALLADKIDEILDQLLTVEGNPHSVPASTPIELVDNDQLEAVQEQFRTGAMSLGWDPTTAQVVIEAYPITDVDPDNNDESLDEDDADVPEMLLVRMPVGTARAFAKRTREVVGAGRPACPLCGYPVDADGHVCTLPEV; encoded by the coding sequence ATGCCTACACGTGTTCACGAATTCGCCTGGCCTGATCGGGTCGTCGTCGGCACCATTGGACTCCCGGGGGCGCGCACGTTCTATCTGCAGGTGCGCACAGGGACTCAAATCGTAAGTATCGCCTTGGAGAAGCAGCAGTCCGCTCTGCTCGCCGACAAAATCGACGAAATTCTCGACCAGCTTCTCACCGTCGAGGGCAACCCCCACAGCGTTCCCGCCAGTACTCCCATCGAACTCGTCGACAATGACCAGCTCGAGGCCGTTCAGGAGCAGTTTCGGACCGGCGCCATGAGCCTAGGCTGGGACCCGACGACGGCGCAGGTCGTGATAGAAGCCTACCCAATCACCGATGTCGACCCTGATAACAACGACGAATCCCTTGATGAGGACGACGCTGACGTGCCCGAAATGCTGCTGGTGCGGATGCCGGTTGGCACCGCCCGCGCATTCGCCAAGCGAACCCGTGAGGTTGTGGGCGCCGGGCGTCCCGCATGCCCGCTCTGCGGTTACCCCGTAGACGCCGACGGGCACGTCTGCACTCTTCCCGAGGTCTGA
- a CDS encoding histidine phosphatase family protein, with the protein MATVLLVRHGRTTANATGLLAGRAAGVSLDQIGREQAALTGDRLAVVPLAGVVSSPLERCQQTAQFILDRQAGNPYAPVDPDLTECDYGQWQGRTLSDLATEDLWPVVQSQPSAVTFPGGESMAAMQARAVAAIRRHDAAFEAEYGQGAVWVAVSHGDIIKSILADALGMHLDLFQRINVGPASVSIVRYGSSRPSVYATNTDAGDLSWLTNALHSGDAPVGGGAGQKAP; encoded by the coding sequence ATGGCGACAGTTCTTCTCGTGCGGCACGGCCGCACCACAGCCAATGCCACTGGACTGTTGGCTGGTCGGGCCGCTGGCGTCAGCCTGGACCAGATCGGGCGCGAGCAGGCGGCTTTGACGGGAGACCGACTCGCGGTCGTGCCCTTAGCTGGGGTGGTATCGAGCCCTCTAGAGCGTTGTCAGCAGACCGCCCAGTTCATCCTCGATCGTCAGGCTGGCAATCCGTATGCGCCGGTCGATCCCGATCTCACCGAGTGCGATTACGGTCAGTGGCAGGGCCGCACGCTCAGTGATCTCGCGACCGAGGATTTGTGGCCGGTTGTGCAGTCGCAGCCGTCCGCCGTCACTTTTCCCGGCGGTGAATCTATGGCCGCGATGCAGGCTCGGGCGGTAGCAGCGATTCGACGCCACGACGCAGCCTTCGAAGCCGAGTACGGACAAGGAGCCGTGTGGGTGGCGGTGAGTCACGGTGACATCATCAAATCAATCCTCGCCGACGCGCTCGGCATGCACCTTGACCTATTCCAGCGGATTAACGTGGGCCCCGCCTCCGTATCGATCGTGCGCTACGGTTCTAGTCGGCCGAGCGTTTACGCGACCAACACCGACGCGGGAGATCTGTCGTGGCTGACGAACGCACTCCACTCTGGCGATGCGCCGGTGGGCGGCGGTGCAGGGCAGAAGGCGCCATGA
- a CDS encoding amino acid ABC transporter substrate-binding protein, whose amino-acid sequence MKRTRLSAIGLIAAAALALAGCGSGSTTPTGSAPAGGPDTSLSDVKSAGELKIGTEGTYKPFSFHADGSGELTGYDVEIIKAIADKLGVKASFQETQFDAIFAGLDAKRFDVVANQVSITDERKAKYEFSAPYTVSTGVVVTKADENSITSFDSLKGKTTAQSLTSNWYKLAQESGANVEAVEGWAQAVTLLKQGRVDATINDKLTYLDYQKAAKDTDIKIAAETTDKSLSAFAFRKGATSLAEAVNTALTELQADGTLTKISQKYFDADVTK is encoded by the coding sequence ATGAAGCGCACACGCCTTTCGGCTATCGGTCTCATTGCAGCTGCGGCACTCGCGTTGGCCGGCTGCGGGTCCGGCTCGACCACACCGACAGGCTCGGCCCCCGCGGGCGGCCCTGACACCTCCCTCAGTGACGTCAAGAGCGCCGGCGAGCTCAAGATCGGCACCGAGGGCACGTACAAACCCTTCTCCTTCCATGCTGACGGCAGCGGTGAACTCACCGGCTATGACGTGGAGATCATCAAAGCCATCGCCGACAAGCTCGGCGTCAAGGCGTCCTTCCAGGAAACGCAGTTCGATGCCATCTTCGCCGGCCTTGACGCGAAGAGATTCGACGTCGTCGCCAATCAGGTTTCGATTACTGACGAACGCAAGGCGAAGTACGAATTCTCCGCCCCGTACACGGTGAGCACGGGCGTCGTCGTGACGAAGGCAGACGAGAACAGCATCACCTCTTTCGACAGCCTCAAAGGCAAGACCACCGCGCAATCACTGACGAGCAACTGGTACAAGCTGGCGCAGGAAAGCGGCGCCAATGTCGAGGCCGTGGAGGGGTGGGCGCAGGCGGTAACGCTGCTGAAGCAGGGGCGCGTCGATGCAACCATCAACGACAAACTGACGTACCTGGACTATCAAAAAGCCGCGAAGGACACCGACATCAAGATTGCCGCGGAGACCACGGACAAGTCGCTCAGCGCCTTCGCGTTCCGCAAGGGCGCCACTAGTCTGGCCGAGGCTGTGAACACCGCCCTCACCGAGCTGCAGGCCGACGGCACTCTCACCAAGATCTCCCAGAAATACTTCGACGCGGACGTCACGAAATAG